One window of the Dreissena polymorpha isolate Duluth1 chromosome 5, UMN_Dpol_1.0, whole genome shotgun sequence genome contains the following:
- the LOC127882343 gene encoding uncharacterized protein LOC127882343 isoform X3: protein MILDGTFNLTKTRSKTMLRVALCVVILVAAVHCMPTEIEAKAKCGSTFKLTLEEDFRVISKAVVDTNDTCTFKFTSENTGDCKGTCYMFDHYAEIRDDKVALIVGKKTYLTGSNFPNTPVCSDDVTVDVTLIHASGYMHNTTYPNYKFKLNVYNKCGPKGEQYNLTFEDVISELDGGLTPHLWVQSNFDSSEDKSRSHHYLAVYLDLHARQLWNQIHCSRLQAEKGRSHFCMWTKIRCYLYFDRKFECKVCGKLHS from the exons atgattcttgatggtactttcaattt AACAAAAACTCGAAGCAAAACGATGTTGCGGGTAGCGTTGTGTGTCGTCATCTTGGTGGCAGCGGTCCACTGCATGC CGACTGAAATTGAAGCTAAAGCCAAATGCGGATCTACGTTCAAGCTGACGCTAGAGGAGGATTTCCGTGTGATTAGTAAAGCAGTCGTGGACACGAATGACACGTGCACGTTCAAATTCACTTCGGAGAACACGGGGGATTGTAAGGGAACATGCTACATGTTTGACCATTACGCGGAGATCCGGGACGACAAAGTTGCGTTGATCGTTGGAAAAAAG ACCTACCTGACCGGAAGTAATTTCCCGAACACGCCCGTGTGCAGTGATGACGTCACAGTTGACGTCACGTTGATCCACGCATCGGGATACATGCACAACACGACGTACCCGAACTACAAGTTCAAGCTGAATGTCTACAACAAATGTGGACCGAAGGGCGAACAATATAACCTGACCTTTGAAGATGTTATTAGTGAACTTGACG gaGGTTTGACTCCGCATCTTTGGGTTCAGTCTAATTTCGACTCGAGCGAGGATAAAAGTCGGAGTCACCATTACTTGGCAGTGTACCTGGATCTGCATGCGAGGCAATTATGGAATCAGATACATTGTTCGCGGCTGCAAGCGGAGAAAGGACGGAGTCATTTCTGCATGTGGACGAAGATCCGATGTTACCTTTATTTTGATCGCAAATTTGAGTGTAAGGTGTGTGGAAAACTACATTCTTGA